Within Candidatus Methylomirabilota bacterium, the genomic segment CAGAAGTTCAGGATCAGCAGGTTGCCCTTGAGCTCCTCGAGGGAGGCGTGGCCGGGGCCGGGGAACGTGCGAAGCCGGAAGGTCGGCCCCCGCTGACCTTCCTTGAATTCGATGATACCCGCCTTCTCGAAGGGGTCGAGGGCGACGGCATGATCGCGGTGATGGCCCCCGTCCACCCCGGGCCGCCGGGTGGGAAGGGTCCAGAGCGCTCCGGCAAGAAGCGCGAGAGCCAGCCCCACGCGCAGCCAGGAGCCGCGGCGGCTTTCGCCGGGCGACGAGCTAGACGCCCAGCTTCTCACGGGTGGTCGGGCTGTCGCGGAGCTCCGCCGAAAGCCCCTCGAAGACGATGGACCCCTTCTCCATGATGTAACCGCGGTCACAGACGCTGAGGGCCACGCGCGCGTTCTGCTCGACGAGGAGCACGGTGACGCGGAGCCGCTTCAGCTCGCGGATCATGTCCCGGATATGGCGGATGAGGGCGGGGGCGAGTCCCTGGGTGGGCTCGTCCATCAGGATGAGCCGCGCGCCCGCCATCATGACGCGCGCGATGGCGAGCATCTGTTGCTCGCCGCCGGAGAGCGTCTTGGCCGGCTGGTCGATGCGCTCGCCCAGGAGGGGAAAGTGCCCGAACACCTGCTCGAAGCGCTCCCGGCGCAGGGCCGCCGAGAGATGGGGCACCGCGGAGAGGCCCAGCTCGAGGTTCTCGCGCACGGTGAGGCCGGGAAAGATCCGCCGGTTCTCCGGCACGAAGCCGACACCCCGCCGCGCGATCTCGTGCGGCGTCATCCGGGTCAGGTCGCTGCCCTCGAAGTCGATGGCGCCACGGGTGGGCTTGATGAAGCCCATGGCGGTTTTCATGAGCGTGCTCTTGCCCATCCCGTTCTTGCCGAGGAGCGCCACCGCCTCGCCCTCCTGGACCTCGAGAGATACGCCGAAGAGGATCGGCGTCGCCCCATAACCCGCGTGAAGATCCCGGATCCTAAACACGGGTTAGTTCACCATTGGTGCGGCGGCCAGGCCCAGACTGCTCATGTACGGGGCTCCGGCGCCCCCTCATTCCACTCAGCCCTCGCCTCGCCGAAGCGGCTCAGCTCGAACTGCGGCCCTCTCCCCCGATGGGGGAGAGGGATGAAAGGCCGACGTATCCCTCGCCCCCGGAGGGGGAGAGGGCAGGGTGAGGGGGAGGGCCTGATCGCCTTCACGAGTTCAGATTTTCTCACTCGTCCGCGCCGCCCAGATAGGCGTCGAGGACCTTGGCGTCGCTGCGGATGGCCTCCGGCGGCCCCTCGGCGATCTTCTCCCCGAAGTGGAGCACGGCGATCCGGTCGGAGATCCCCATCACCACGCTCATGTCGTGCTCGATGAGCAACACGGTGAGGCGGCGGTCGAGCGCGATCCGGCGGATCAGCGCCGTCGCCTCTCTCGTCTCCCCCGGCGTCATCCCCGCCGTCGGCTCGTCGAGGAGCAGGAGGGCGGGGTCGGTGGCGAGGGCGAGACAGATCTCGAGGTAGCGCTGCTCCCCGTGCGAGAGGTTCCGCGCGAGATCGTCTCGCCTCGCGGCCAGGCCGAAGGCGCCCAGAAGCTCCATGACGGGCCCTTCGACATCGGGAAGCCGCCAGAGCGA encodes:
- a CDS encoding ABC transporter ATP-binding protein, whose product is MFRIRDLHAGYGATPILFGVSLEVQEGEAVALLGKNGMGKSTLMKTAMGFIKPTRGAIDFEGSDLTRMTPHEIARRGVGFVPENRRIFPGLTVRENLELGLSAVPHLSAALRRERFEQVFGHFPLLGERIDQPAKTLSGGEQQMLAIARVMMAGARLILMDEPTQGLAPALIRHIRDMIRELKRLRVTVLLVEQNARVALSVCDRGYIMEKGSIVFEGLSAELRDSPTTREKLGV